A single window of Zeugodacus cucurbitae isolate PBARC_wt_2022May chromosome X, idZeuCucr1.2, whole genome shotgun sequence DNA harbors:
- the LOC105219825 gene encoding uncharacterized protein LOC105219825, translating to MADNKFNSANEVDNFSTFTETNKSQKCEESEESDSNLTQCLDNNTNGTINGDYYHNTSVDEGALKNTRKNPNELMAEKHTDLQQTSSRRNQSDLYGPTIVKCNSYRDCKTDTCRSTAETRAHFHCVAAACRTALFSRRAVLKHLQGHLHHSTLQCTSSNRRSVSSRFGDEVNAKTAGSSAPSLLSRRNATLASTTKPAPRLDGGVAIHAAIAYMDSRPANTNSDGDDVDQRKYASAKMRHFSKESNKNNCDSDFLNSKYLAFNLSDLSQKRLDIAASPPFTQIAADDRATVLKRESTHSEGRLLLQPKQDQHNLYLHYSMLAANVLCTTSTTTSETCSLTPSKTKPSTIVNSERFNRRHVQQHDPQPTNVNITEYPKREEADRNHIESTAFEESYEATFLQKENHCKVTELSDTDSTIPSTTAMGVSSPIQITSIDGFFNRKRGRPPKNRFVEVYKNTHQTPQAVFTSFKLEKNAATSDSHATVNEKALDYDYAHRNRDSTLLPTPATVRPHFTLIPQLPMYANDSGSEVKFKSEIYFQPRPQRSPPIITDVDDFVHLNPDEVVDLKRADRETMRDFMQKMETQVALAAQKHSAEAAATDIAAKLMKRDMEILKEQREHSSNLVLNTRDLEHRGGDVHIHPASPQQTCVQQLRDRDSVSLTSNSDNPLDYGGTKSNSLKKVSVVRAVGTFFPDCKEMASNASNNLHSETAFGRVTTKPVMWSARGTKASFKRKRVQDYNKHVRYETFRKSIDGNEFGVPEDLSTRIKKEIPISSNCSRAKDFSGILKNMGDETTIANKAKTAEKKSTILENELDLQNKVAIGLHLKQLLNLHQVQNQQNVLQQNQPSTAINSISVDNNILRYLSILWAASNNVQPQASLLVQPITTVPSAIGRLQQVSADFETVTLAKPDTPTTTRTAALTAAAVTHRNLLDIMALCQGNRNNCSRTNTTAANSVPTTRSSEDSALFTTALRKKYNMNMPTGYLKFRFNEDCGFENCGYRQRQSHFHCDRVDCHYSFCDKTRFVQHTARHERLDTLMGADFQQYRSNLQCGFTNCVYQLHEESANTKKSSHFHCLKCPFTCTDTNKVVSHRRLHNKMDYIRSVGFCKVLNTENCAQRYAALAPDADHARTVGGVVFESLKDTTLAMASSCIYNKKLTHFHCLLCGCGVASRSQLSAHRQKSCNTVYKNANTTATSTSVVATETRSAAAVSTDTTTTTRHPS from the exons ATGGCTGACAATAAATTCAATTCTGCCAATGAAGTTGATAATTTCAGTACATTTACTGAGACAAATAAAAGTCAAAAGTGTGAGGAGAGTGAAGAGAGTGATAGCAATTTAACGCAATGTTTAGACAATAATACCAACGGCACGATAAATGGCGATTATTATCAT AATACGTCAGTAGATGAAGGAGCTCTCAAGAACACACGCAAAAATCCCAACGAGTTGATGGCAGAAAAACACACCGATCTTCAACAAACCTCTAGTCGACGGAATCAAT CTGACTTATACGGTCCGACGATAGTGAAATGTAATTCATACCGTGATTGCAAGACCGACACTTGCCGCTCAACAGCGGAAACGCGTGCTCACTTTCATTGCGTCGCGGCTGCTTGTCGCACAGCGTTATTTAGTCGTAGAGCAGTACTAAAGCATCTCCAAGGCCATCTGCATCATTCAACGTTACAGTGCACCAGCAGCAACAGAAGAAGTGTATCGTCGCGTTTCGGGGATGAAGTAAACGCTAAAACTGCTGGCTCGTCAGCGCCGTCATTGCTGAGCAGGCGTAATGCAACATTGGCATCAACTACAAAACCTGCGCCGCGCTTAGACGGCGGAGTCGCCAT CCATGCAGCAATCGCATATATGGACTCGAGGCCAGCTAATACCAACAGCGACGGGGATGATGTAGATCAACGCAAATATGCCAGTGCTAAGATGCGGCATTTCAGCAAAGAATCCAATAAAAACAACTGCGATTCCGACTTTCTCAACAGTAAATATTTAG cgtTCAATCTAAGTGACTTAAGCCAAAAAAGATTGGACATAGCTGCCTCGCCACCATTTACACAAATCGCGGCTGATGATAGAGCAACAGTGCTGAAGAGAGAATCTACACACAGCGAGGGTAGACTTTTGTTGCAACCAAAACAGGATCAACACAATCTATATCTCCATTATAGTATGTTAGCAGCGAATGTGTTATGCACTACGTCTACAACGACCAGCGAAACATGTAGCCTGACTCCGTCCAAAACAAAACCAAGCACTATAGTTAATTCGGAAAGGTTTAACAGGCGCCATGTACAACAACATGACCCTCAGCCTACTAATGTGAATATAACTGAATATCCAAAAAGAGAGGAAGCAGATAGAAACCACATTGAAAGCACCGCATTTGAGGAAAGCTACGAAGCTACGTTTCTGCAGAAGGAGAATCATTGCAAAGTCACGGAACTGAGTGATACAGACTCCACTATACCTTCGACGACAGCGATGGGCGTCAGTAGTCCTATACAAATTACTTCCATAGATGGGTTTTTCAATCGCAAACGTGGAAGGCCGCCCAAAAATCGCTTCGTAGAGGTGTACAAAAAT ACACATCAAACGCCGCAAGCTGTTTTCACAAGCTTCAAGCTGGAGAAGAATGCAGCGACCTCCGACTCTCACGCTACGGTGAATGAAAAAGCTTTGGATTACGACTATGCGCATCGTAACCGCGATAGTACACTGCTGCCAACACCTGCAACAGTTAGGCCACATTTTACGCTTATTCCACAATTACCTATGTATGCCAATGACAGCGGCAGCGAGGTAAAATTTAAGTcggaaatatattttcagcCGAGGCCACAACGCTCTCCGCCAATAATAACAGATGTTGATGACTTTGTCCATTTAAATCCTGATGAGGTCGTCGACTTAAAGCGTGCAGATCGTGAAACCATGCGCGATTTCATGCAAAAAATGGAGACTCAAGTTGCTTTGGCAGCACAAAAGCATTCTGCGGAGGCAGCGGCAACGGATATTGCAGCAAAGCTTATGAAGCGAGATATGGAAATATTAAAGGAACAGCGGGAGCATAGCAGTAATTTAGTATTGAATACTCGGGATCTAGAACATAGAGGAGGCGATGTACACATACACCCCGCCAGTCCGCAGCAAACG TGCGTACAACAATTGAGGGACCGGGATTCCGTAAGCTTAACAAGCAATAGTGACAACCCACTGGATTATGGAGGCACGAAATCAAATTCGCTCAAAAAAGTTTCgg TTGTGCGCGCTGTGGGGACATTTTTTCCAGACTGCAAGGAAATGGCCAGTAATGCGAGCAATAACTTGCATAGTGAGACTGCTTTTGGCCGTGTAACAACAAAACCGGTGATGTGGAGTGCGCGTGGCACCAAAGCAAGTTTCAAGCGCAAACGCGTACAAGATTACAACAAACACGTACGCTACGAGACCTTTAGGAAATCCATAGATGGTAATGAATTTGGTGTGCCTGAAGATTTGAGTACACGCATCAAGAAAGAAATACCGATTTCAAGCAACTGCAGCCGGGCAAAGGATTTTAGTGGTATTTTGAAGAACATGGGTGATGAAACCACAAtagcaaataaagcaaaaacagcAGAAAAAAAGTCAACGATTTTGGAGAATGAGCTTGATTTGCAGAATAAAGTGGCAATAGGTTTGCACCTGAAACAATTGCTCAATCTACACCAGGTGCAGAACCAGCAAAATGTTCTGCAACAAAATCAACCTTCAACCGCCATTAACAGCATATCAGTCGATAATAACATTTTGCGTTATTTGTCCATTTTGTGGGCTGCGTCAAACAATGTACAACCACAGGCGTCATTGTTAGTGCAACCAATAACTACGGTACCTTCAGCTATTGGCCGACTGCAGCAAGTTTCCGCAGACTTCGAGACCGTAACACTCGCTAAACCAGACACACCTACAACAACGCGCACTGCAGCCTTAACTGCCGCCGCAGTCACCCACCGGAATTTGCTCGATATAATGGCACTTTGCCAGGGTAACCGCAACAACTGTAGTAGGACAAACACAACTGCCGCAAATTCAGTACCAACCACGCGCTCTAGCGAAGACAGTGCCTTATTCACTACAGCGTtacgtaaaaaatataatatgaatatgcCCACCGGCTATCTAAAGTTCCGCTTTAACGAGGATTGCGGCTTTGAAAACTGCGGTTATCGTCAGCGACAGTCGCACTTTCATTGCGATCGTGTCGATTGTCACTACAGCTTCTGTGACAAGACACGTTTCGTGCAGCACACGGCACGTCACGAGCGCCTGGACACTCTAATGGGCGCAGACTTTCAGCAATATCGCAGTAATCTGCAGTGTGGTTTTACTAACTGTGTCTACCAATTGCACGAAGAGTCGGCCAACACCAAGAAGTCATCACATTTCCATTGCTTGAAGTGTCCATTCACATGCACTGACACCAATAAAGTAGTGTCACATCGACGACTGCATAATAAAATGGATTACATACGATCGGTGGGTTTCTGCAAAGTGCTCAACACCGAGAACTGTGCCCAGCGTTACGCAGCTTTAGCGCCTGATGCTGATCACGCAAGAACTGTTGGTGGAGTGGTGTTTGAGAGTTTGAAAGATACAACCTTGGCGATGGCAAGTAGCTGCATATACAACAAGAAATTGACGCATTTCCATTGTCTTTTGTGTGGTTGTGGCGTGGCGTCGCGCTCCCAACTGTCGGCGCATAGGCAGAAATCGTGTAACACTGTATACAAAAACGCGAATACGACAGCAACCTCAACCTCAGTAGTAGCAACGGAAACTAGATCAGCTGCAGCAGTCTCCACTGATACAACAACCACTACAAGACACCCTAGTTAA